The genomic stretch AGACTCGACACGGTCAGCAACAACGTCCACGGCAATCGGTCCGCCAAGATCGCGGTGATCGGTTTGTTTTTCTGAAACGAATAACCCAGGTCTCCGCGCAAAAGATTTTGCAGATACCGCAAGTACTGCGCCGGCAAGGGCTGATCGAGTCCAACGTTTGCCATCAATTGTGTGCGTTGTTGCGTGGTCAACATGCCGACTTCTTCGCCCGCGAGCAGCGCGAGCGGATTACCGGGCATCAAGCGCGGGAGAGCAAAGTTGAGCGTCACGGCGATCCAAAGCACGATCGCGTACTGACCGATCTTGCCGATGATGAAACGGGACATGACGATAACTCTTGGGAATGAGAGAAACGTGAAACGTAAAACGTTACACGCGTTTTACGTTTCACGTTTTAGGATTTGTGTTACGGTTTGACGCCAGGCAGGAAGGACAGTTTGTTGAAAATGCCTTGCCCTTTTTGGTACACCCATTTGTCGTATGCCGCCGTGCGATAAACGTAATTGCCATCGGCATAGTACAACAGGACGAACGGCATTTCCTGCGCGATCAGCGCCTCCATTTGGCGCACGATCGTCTTTTGTTTTTCCGCGTCAGTCGTCACGCGCAATTCTTCGCCGAGTTTGTCCACCGCGGGATTCTTGTACCCGCCGACATTCGAATTGCCGACTTTGGGATCCGAGTGCACGAGTTGAACCATGCGAACGGGATTCACTTGCACCGGCGCAGACCAGCCCCACATGCTCAGGTCGAAATCACGTCCCTTCGCCACATCGAAATCGGGCCACACTTTGGCGTCGAGACTGTTGACTTCGAGCGCGGTGACTTTGAAACTGATGCCGATCTCTTTCACCGCGGCGGCGATCAACTCGGCGGCGCGAATCCGTTGCGGATTGTTCGAATACACGAGCAACGTGCCTTCGATATTTTTGCCGGCGATTTCGCGGATGCCGTCGTTGTTGCTGTCCTTGTAGCCCAGCCCATCGAGCAGGGTTTTGGCTTTCGTGACGTTGAATTCGGCTTTCACGGCTGGGTCGTGGAACGCAGATTGCGGATGAATCCAGCCCGGATTTCCCGCGGTACCAAAACCGAGCAGAACGGTGTCCACCAATTTTTGCGTGTCAATCGCCAGCCCGACCGCTTGGCGGACTTCTTTCTTGTCCCAGGGTGCGCGCTCCGAATTAAACAACAACATCGTCGTCGCGAAACCAGGACCGCGTTGAACTTTCATATCCGCCGCGCTCGAAAAATCCTTGACGAGTTCCGGCGATAGTTCGCGGATCGTTCCCTGAATCTCGCCGGTCTTGAGCGACGCGAACACGGTCGTCGGGTCTTTGATGATTGGCATCAACAATTCGTCCACCGCCGGTTTGCCGGCAAAGTATGTCGCGTTCGCCGTAAAGCGGTAGAACTGCTCTGCTTTGTATTCCGCGAGTTTGAACGGACCCGAGCCAGTCGCGTTCGTTACTTTTTTTGGATCCGCCTCGTTTTCCCAAACGTGCTTGGGCATGATCGGCGCGTCCGCCAACGGTTCGTAGATGAAACTGGGATTCGGCGCGGGCAAGGTGATGACGACGGTCGTCTCGTTCGGCGTCTCGATGCTCACAATGTCGCGCACCGGCGTCGTGAAGCGACCGCGCGCGTTTTTCTTATAGTACTCGAACGAGAACTTGACGTCCGCGCTCGTGAACGCTTTGCCGTCGTGCCACTTGACGTTATCGCGGAGCGTGAGCGTGTACACTTTGCCGTCCGCGCTGATTTTATATTCTTTGGCGACCCAGGGTTTGGGCACGCTGTCCGCGTCGAGAATCAACAAGGTATCGTACACCAGGTTGAGCATGTTCCAACCGGGATAACCCAGGACGTAGGTGTACGGATTGAGCGTGCCTTCGTCCACCAGGATCGCCATACGCAGACTTACCGGTTTGGTTGTCGCGGTAGGCACGGGCGGCTTGGTCGCTTCGGGTGCTTTGGTCGCGACTGGGGCGGCTGTCGCCGCGGGCGCAGAGGTCGCCGCCGGAACTGATGTCGCGGCAGGTGGCGGCGGCGCTTTGGTCGGTTCGGGTGTCGGCGCGGCGCAAGCCGCCAGCGCGAGTAGCGCAGTCAAGATGAACAGTGCGATGAAACGTCGTGATGTGAACATGTTTCTCCTCCTCCTCAAGGAAAATCGGTTTCGATTCGCGAGGCGGGGCAAGCGCGCGGATGCCGAATCATTCTCCTTTCACCAAGCGACGCAAGTCGTCCGTGTTGAATTTGCCGGTCGGTCGTTCGCGCACGGCGCCGCACGCATACACGATTCCGCCCGCGCGCGCAACGTCCACATCGCCATTCGCGTCGAGCAGGGTTTCGTCTGTGTGCACCGCCTGCACCAAGCCGATGAACAGCGTGTGCGAATCGAGTTCGATCTCGCGTTCGACGATGCACTCGATATTCACTGGGCAATCGGCAAGCAAGGGCGTTTTGATTTTTACCGCTGGGGCAAGTTTCAATTTCGCCGTCGCGATTTTATCTTCGTCGCGACCGGTCACGACGCCGAGATAATC from Chloroflexota bacterium encodes the following:
- a CDS encoding flavin reductase family protein, with translation MAKRILEPNTTLYPVAVVIVTTGGDNPDVFTCNRVASVSAEPPRLAISVRPNRYSHALIRKSREFVVNIPARDQQTLTDYLGVVTGRDEDKIATAKLKLAPAVKIKTPLLADCPVNIECIVEREIELDSHTLFIGLVQAVHTDETLLDANGDVDVARAGGIVYACGAVRERPTGKFNTDDLRRLVKGE
- a CDS encoding ABC transporter substrate-binding protein encodes the protein MFTSRRFIALFILTALLALAACAAPTPEPTKAPPPPAATSVPAATSAPAATAAPVATKAPEATKPPVPTATTKPVSLRMAILVDEGTLNPYTYVLGYPGWNMLNLVYDTLLILDADSVPKPWVAKEYKISADGKVYTLTLRDNVKWHDGKAFTSADVKFSFEYYKKNARGRFTTPVRDIVSIETPNETTVVITLPAPNPSFIYEPLADAPIMPKHVWENEADPKKVTNATGSGPFKLAEYKAEQFYRFTANATYFAGKPAVDELLMPIIKDPTTVFASLKTGEIQGTIRELSPELVKDFSSAADMKVQRGPGFATTMLLFNSERAPWDKKEVRQAVGLAIDTQKLVDTVLLGFGTAGNPGWIHPQSAFHDPAVKAEFNVTKAKTLLDGLGYKDSNNDGIREIAGKNIEGTLLVYSNNPQRIRAAELIAAAVKEIGISFKVTALEVNSLDAKVWPDFDVAKGRDFDLSMWGWSAPVQVNPVRMVQLVHSDPKVGNSNVGGYKNPAVDKLGEELRVTTDAEKQKTIVRQMEALIAQEMPFVLLYYADGNYVYRTAAYDKWVYQKGQGIFNKLSFLPGVKP